The DNA region TTGGGCTTCGATCTTGCCGTGCAGGGTGCTGCCTTCTTTGAACAGTTCCAGCAGGCGTTCGCGCAGGGCAACGCGAGCTTCACGACCCAGTTCGAAGAACGCGTTCAGCTGACCGCCACGGGTGGCTTCGACTGCAGTTTTTGCGACGCCATCGAACAGTCCGGCGTCCAGTGCAGCTTCCAGATCAAAGATATGTTCGCCAATGGCCACGCCACTGCGCGGTGCCGAACCCTTCACGCTGAACACGCCCAGCGGCAGGTTCTGCAGAGGGAAATCAGCATGGCCGTTGGCGGAGGCAACCCAGCTACGAGTGATGGAAGTCTGAGTCATGGGTTATCTCCGGGTCGGGTCGAAAGTGGCGGGCAGCGTGGCCCAGCAGGCATCGTAGTTGTTTTGCAGTTGCGGGCAATCCAGCGCGAAACGGCTCGGGCGCAGCACCTGGCTGGTCTCGAACATGAAGGCCATGGTGTTGTCGATTTTCGCTGGCGCGAGTTCGGCGTTGATCGCCTTGGTGCAGGTTTCGCCGTCCGGGCCGTGGGCGCTCATGCAACTGTGCAAGGACGCACCGCCGGGCACGAAACCTTCGGCCTTGGCGTCGTACTCGCCCTTGATCAGGCCCATGAATTCGTTCATCAGGTTGCGGTGGAACCATGGTGGACGGAAGGTTTTCTCGGCGACCATCCAGCGTGGCGGGAAGATCACGAAGTCGAGATTGGCCAGACCGTGCACGCTGGTCGGCGACGTCAGGACAGTGAAGATCGATGGATCCGGGTGATCGAAGCTGACCGTGCCGATGGTATTGAAACGGCGCAGGTCATATTTGTACGGCACGTTATTGCCGTGCCAGGCGACCACGTTCAGCGGCGAATGATCGAGTTCGCAGCCCCACAACTGGCCAAGGAATTTCTGCACCAGCGTGGTCGGTTGCTTGAGGTTTTCGTAATGCGCGACCGGGGTCAGGAAGTCCCGCGCGTTGGCCAAACCGTTGCTGCCAATAGGCCCCAGGTCGGGCAGGCGCAGCGGCGCGCCGTGGTTCTCGGCAATGTAGCCGCGAGCTTGCGGGTCGAGCAGTTCGACGCGAAATTTCAGACCGCGCGGCAGCACGGCGATTTCCAGCGGTTCCAGTTCCAGCACGCCCAATTCGGTCGCAATACGCAAGCGTCCCAGCTCAGGGACCAGCAACAGTTCGCCGTCGGCGTTGAAAAACACGCGCTCCATGGAGCGGTTGGCGCGGTAGCTAT from Pseudomonas sp. ACM7 includes:
- the hmgA gene encoding homogentisate 1,2-dioxygenase, whose product is MNLDSTAPALAYQSGFGNEFSSEALPDALPVGQNSPQKAPYGLYTELFSGTAFTMARSEARRTWMYRIQPSANHPAFVKLDRQLAGGALGEVTPNRLRWNPLDIPAEPTDFIDGLVSMAANSGAEKPAGISIYSYRANRSMERVFFNADGELLLVPELGRLRIATELGVLELEPLEIAVLPRGLKFRVELLDPQARGYIAENHGAPLRLPDLGPIGSNGLANARDFLTPVAHYENLKQPTTLVQKFLGQLWGCELDHSPLNVVAWHGNNVPYKYDLRRFNTIGTVSFDHPDPSIFTVLTSPTSVHGLANLDFVIFPPRWMVAEKTFRPPWFHRNLMNEFMGLIKGEYDAKAEGFVPGGASLHSCMSAHGPDGETCTKAINAELAPAKIDNTMAFMFETSQVLRPSRFALDCPQLQNNYDACWATLPATFDPTRR